Proteins encoded within one genomic window of Glycine soja cultivar W05 chromosome 1, ASM419377v2, whole genome shotgun sequence:
- the LOC114416807 gene encoding CBL-interacting protein kinase 2-like, producing MEQKGGVLMQRYELGRLLGQGTFAKVYHARNIITGMSVAIKIIDKEKILKVGMIDQIKREISVMRLIRHPHVVELYEVMASKTKIYFVMEYVKGGELFNKVSKGKLKQDDARRYFQQLISAVDYCHSRGVCHRDLKPENLLLDENGNLKVTDFGLSALAETKHQDGLLHTTCGTPAYVAPEVINRRGYDGAKADIWSCGVILYVLLAGFLPFRDSNLMEMYRKIGRGEFKFPNWFAPDVRRLLSKILDPNPKTRISMAKIMESSWFKKGLEKPTITQNEDEELAPLDADGVFGACENGDPIEPAKNSKPCNNLNAFDIISYSSGFDLSGLFEETDRKKEERFTSDKPASIIISKLEEICRRLRLKVKKKDGGLFKLEGSKEGRKGPLGIDAEIFEITPVFHLVELKKSSGDTLEYQKLLKQEVRPALKDIVWNWQGEQPQPLQHGVVQKEEQPSYPGISEVVPQSTA from the coding sequence ATGGAGCAAAAAGGAGGTGTGCTTATGCAACGATATGAACTGGGGAGATTATTAGGCCAAGGAACCTTTGCGAAGGTTTACCATGCTAGAAACATCATAACTGGCATGAGTGTGGCCATTAAGATTATTGATAAGGAGAAGATTCTGAAAGTTGGGATGATTGATCAGATTAAGCGTGAAATTTCAGTGATGAGGCTAATCAGGCATCCACATGTGGTTGAGCTTTATGAGGTAATGGCCAGCAAAACCAAAATTTACTTTGTCATGGAGTATGTAAAAGGCGGTGAGCTCTTCAACAAGGTGTCCAAAGGAAAGCTCAAGCAGGATGATGCTAGGAGATATTTTCAGCAATTGATCAGTGCTGTTGACTACTGCCATAGCAGAGGCGTGTGCCATCGCGATCTGAAACCAGAAAATCTTCTACTGGATGAAAACGGGAATTTGAAGGTCACAGATTTCGGGTTAAGTGCCCTTGCTGAAACTAAGCACCAAGATGGATTACTCCATACTACATGTGGTACCCCTGCCTATGTTGCTCCAGAAGTGATAAACAGAAGGGGTTATGATGGAGCCAAAGCTGATATATGGTCATGTGGGGTGATCTTGTATGTTCTATTGGCTGGTTTTCTTCCATTTAGAGACTCTAATCTGATGGAGATGTACAGGAAGATTGGCAGGGGAGAATTCAAATTTCCTAACTGGTTTGCACCGGATGTACGCAGATTGCTGTCGAAAATCTTGGATCCAAACCCAAAGACAAGGATATCAATGGCCAAAATTATGGAAAGTTCTTGGTTCAAAAAGGGGTTAGAGAAGCCTACCATTACtcagaatgaagatgaagaactGGCTCCTCTCGATGCTGATGGAGTATTTGGAGCTTGTGAGAATGGAGATCCTATTGAACCGGCAAAAAACTCAAAGCcttgtaataatttaaatgcTTTTGACATCATCTCCTATTCCTCGGGTTTTGACTTGTCTGGTTTGTTCGAGGAGACCGATCGAAAGAAAGAAGAGCGGTTTACATCCGACAAGCCAGCCTCAATCATCATCTCCAAGTTGGAAGAAATTTGCAGGCGTCTTCGGctgaaagtgaaaaagaaagatGGGGGTTTGTTCAAGTTGGAAGGttccaaggaaggaagaaaaggGCCATTGGGTATCGATGCAGAGATTTTTGAGATCACCCCAGTCTTCCATCTGGTTGAGTTAAAAAAATCTAGTGGAGATACATTGGAGTACCAAAAGCTTTTGAAACAGGAAGTTAGGCCTGCACTTAAGGACATTGTTTGGAACTGGCAAGGAgaacaaccacaaccattgcaacATGGAGTGGTGCAGAAAGAGGAACAACCTTCTTATCCTGGCATATCAGAGGTTGTGCCACAATCAACTGCGTAA
- the LOC114416787 gene encoding prosaposin-like produces the protein MEERVGILLLILLGAAWACDTRELAIISELNRKSDVCELCEEYTAEALDYLNDKENQREIIDSLHNICNHILSFKQQCIELVDHYAPRFFLEIASVQPGELCKQIHICQSAKISSEVEGNSCDSCKDTVSALLVKLNDPDTKLEIMEALLKACNSMDKFSKKCKRMVFEYGPLILVKAEKFLKTADICTTLHACPASTAVSNKEASIMEVPLISDS, from the exons ATGGAGGAAAGAGTGGGGATTTTGTTACTGATTTTGTTGGGTGCTGCTTGGGCTTGTGATACAAGAGAGCTAGCAATAATCTCTG AATTAAACAGAAAATCAGATGTCTGTGAACTTTGTGAGGAGTATACTGCTGAGGCACTTGATTATCTAAATGATAAAGAGAACCAGAGAGAGATTATCGATTCCCTTCACAATATTTGCAATCATATTCTCTCTTTCAAACAGCAG TGCATCGAATTGGTGGATCATTATGCCCCACGTTTCTTCTTAGAAATTGCATCAGTTCAGCCTGGAGAACTCTGCAAACAGATCCACATCTGTCAATCTGCAAAGATTTCTTCAGAAGTTGAAGGAAATAGCTGTGACTCTTGCAAAGATACTGTTTCAGCCTTACTGGTTAAGTTGAATGATCCTGATACCAAG CTTGAAATAATGGAGGCACTGTTGAAGGCATGCAATTCTATGGACAAGTTTTCCAAGAAG TGCAAGAGGATGGTTTTTGAGTATGGACCTTTGATTCTTGTCAAGGCAGAGAAGTTCCTGAAAACAGCAGATATATGCACTACATTACATGCCTGCCCTGCTTCCACTGCAGTTAGCAACAAGGAAGCCTCAATCATGGAAGTGCCTTTGATTTCTGACTCTTAA